A single genomic interval of Candidatus Jordarchaeales archaeon harbors:
- a CDS encoding ARMT1-like domain-containing protein, whose amino-acid sequence MKIKPVCIVCLITRAYKVLEKITDNEEVRMSALREVLDAINREVNHGESPFRFVPAYLGTIRERTLKRVLSLEDPFFEIKKESNAVALKMLPSIVKALNSKNGYEKFREACLVAVAGNAIEFDVLGREFNLNQLQDVIERAGKELVIDDTRSLYEDARGSKVLYLTDNAGEIVFDTVLVRELKSIGARVTVAVKEKPVMNDATINEAVEAGMDKVADKLVTTGTDSVGLFLEECSQELLSEYRAADLIVAKGMGNFEVMTEYEHPCDVYFLLRTKCTPVAEYIGVPRERNVVLKLPAGGKIEMLSRERIVR is encoded by the coding sequence ATGAAGATTAAACCCGTGTGTATAGTGTGTTTGATAACAAGGGCCTACAAGGTTTTGGAGAAAATAACAGACAATGAAGAGGTAAGAATGAGCGCGCTTAGGGAGGTTTTAGACGCCATTAACAGGGAAGTAAACCACGGTGAAAGTCCTTTTCGCTTTGTTCCAGCATACCTTGGAACAATTAGGGAGAGGACGCTGAAAAGAGTGCTTTCGCTCGAAGACCCCTTCTTCGAGATTAAAAAGGAGTCTAATGCGGTTGCCCTCAAAATGCTCCCAAGTATCGTCAAAGCGTTGAATAGTAAGAATGGGTATGAGAAGTTTAGAGAAGCTTGTCTTGTAGCGGTTGCAGGTAACGCTATAGAGTTCGATGTGCTGGGACGCGAGTTTAACCTAAACCAGCTTCAGGACGTTATTGAAAGAGCAGGAAAAGAGCTGGTAATAGACGATACACGAAGTCTTTACGAGGACGCAAGGGGGAGCAAGGTGCTATACTTGACAGATAACGCTGGCGAAATAGTATTTGACACCGTCCTTGTAAGAGAACTTAAGAGTATTGGTGCCAGAGTAACGGTGGCGGTCAAAGAGAAGCCCGTCATGAACGATGCGACGATAAACGAGGCTGTAGAAGCAGGCATGGACAAAGTAGCTGACAAACTTGTGACTACGGGAACAGATAGTGTCGGACTTTTCCTGGAAGAGTGTTCACAGGAATTACTGTCAGAGTACAGAGCAGCAGACCTAATAGTGGCTAAAGGCATGGGGAACTTCGAGGTCATGACGGAGTATGAGCACCCATGTGACGTATATTTCCTATTAAGGACGAAGTGTACTCCAGTCGCAGAGTACATTGGAGTTCCGAGGGAGAGAAACGTAGTTTTAAAGCTCCCCGCCGGAGGGAAAATTGAAATGCTAAGCAGGGAAAGAATAGTGCGGTGA
- the tpiA gene encoding triose-phosphate isomerase yields the protein MEVRTPIIVLNYKTYLEGVGKKGLEIAKAAEKVSIETGVCIAVAPQFSDLRMIAESVEIPVFAQHIDPVKPGSFTGHVLAEAVKDAGAVGTLINHSERRLVLADIDEAVKRAKEVGLKTIVCSNNIEVSASVAALDPDFCAYEPPRLIGTGISVSTAEPEVVTQAVDVIRRVNPRVIPLCGAGITTGDDVAAALRLGTKGVLLASGVIKAKNPGAVLEEMAKAASLSGSK from the coding sequence ATGGAGGTTAGAACCCCCATAATAGTGTTAAATTACAAAACTTACCTTGAAGGTGTTGGAAAAAAAGGGCTCGAGATAGCAAAAGCTGCCGAGAAAGTTAGCATCGAAACAGGGGTATGCATTGCTGTTGCCCCTCAATTTTCAGATTTGAGGATGATAGCTGAGTCTGTTGAGATACCAGTCTTCGCCCAACATATAGACCCCGTGAAACCCGGGTCATTCACAGGACACGTGCTCGCTGAAGCTGTAAAAGACGCGGGAGCAGTTGGGACTCTGATAAACCACAGTGAAAGAAGGCTGGTTTTAGCTGACATAGATGAAGCAGTGAAAAGGGCGAAAGAAGTCGGATTAAAAACCATAGTATGTTCTAACAACATCGAGGTGAGCGCATCGGTAGCGGCGCTAGACCCGGACTTTTGCGCTTATGAACCGCCGAGACTTATAGGGACAGGCATTAGCGTCTCTACAGCGGAACCTGAGGTGGTGACACAAGCGGTGGATGTCATAAGGAGAGTTAATCCGAGGGTGATACCACTCTGTGGCGCAGGAATAACTACGGGGGACGACGTGGCAGCAGCGCTCAGACTGGGGACTAAAGGAGTGTTACTAGCTTCAGGGGTAATTAAGGCGAAGAATCCAGGGGCGGTGTTAGAAGAAATGGCTAAGGCTGCTTCTCTCAGCGGTAGTAAGTGA
- a CDS encoding lactate racemase domain-containing protein — MSSVVHLPYADSYIKLTLPYPSLSLGVEPLKGVDNPDSYIMDAIRNPLDSDPLQVLVKKGRRVAILVDGPQVPGGYRKRVLNILLNELRNVGVKYKDITLVVATGVYRKPSRKELASLVGEEVIKACNVVVHDCEEDGFMVKIGETPFGEAMEVNKWIAESDLVISISKVLPWGALGGYNSGARTLTLDLTSIRTTSQYYDIELLSNPACNGDPTSNPLQKLFHESVKVIEEVKGSPIFFVELVATTSGQLLSVKAGSLSTVEKAVWTEADKQYLVHFKRQGDLSVIGVPNMTLLGNSTDNVLSLVQALTFVLRNHRISPVIRKGGLLLTAANCTAAEITPAEKEVLGILDKAESIEEVASRQDDIRKPALVKLYKDGLMPHPLYPLFSLYTATFTLEYVEEIMVIGCRSKLAAEKLKVIPLSKSDEAFKRIEDYLGSDPTTVILHEYFTKGPFIQCIK; from the coding sequence TTGTCTTCTGTCGTTCACCTCCCCTATGCTGACTCATACATTAAGCTCACCCTGCCCTATCCGTCGTTATCACTTGGAGTTGAACCCCTAAAAGGGGTAGACAATCCTGACAGCTACATAATGGACGCTATCAGAAATCCTCTCGACAGCGACCCCCTTCAAGTCTTAGTTAAGAAAGGACGTAGAGTTGCAATTCTCGTGGACGGTCCTCAGGTTCCCGGAGGCTACAGGAAGCGCGTCCTCAACATCTTGCTAAACGAACTTCGCAACGTCGGCGTTAAGTATAAAGATATAACCCTTGTCGTAGCCACCGGTGTTTACAGGAAACCAAGCCGCAAGGAACTTGCGTCCCTAGTAGGAGAAGAAGTGATCAAAGCATGCAACGTAGTCGTCCATGACTGCGAAGAAGATGGCTTCATGGTAAAAATTGGCGAAACACCATTTGGAGAAGCGATGGAAGTCAACAAATGGATTGCCGAGTCAGACCTCGTAATATCCATCTCCAAGGTTCTCCCTTGGGGGGCATTAGGGGGGTACAATTCCGGTGCCCGAACGCTGACACTCGACCTTACATCAATTAGAACCACATCACAGTACTATGACATAGAACTGTTAAGTAATCCCGCCTGCAACGGTGACCCAACCTCAAATCCTCTTCAAAAGCTCTTCCACGAATCTGTCAAAGTGATTGAAGAAGTCAAGGGCTCCCCCATATTTTTCGTTGAGTTAGTCGCGACGACGAGCGGGCAGCTCCTCTCAGTCAAAGCGGGATCTCTGAGTACTGTTGAGAAAGCTGTGTGGACAGAGGCAGACAAGCAGTACTTAGTTCACTTTAAGAGGCAGGGGGATCTTTCTGTGATAGGCGTCCCCAATATGACGCTCTTAGGCAACTCTACGGACAACGTTCTATCACTTGTTCAAGCTCTAACGTTCGTTCTTAGAAACCACCGTATTTCTCCAGTGATCCGGAAAGGAGGTTTACTCCTAACAGCCGCGAATTGCACTGCGGCGGAGATTACACCGGCCGAAAAAGAGGTACTGGGAATCCTTGACAAGGCGGAATCCATAGAGGAAGTAGCATCTAGGCAAGACGACATCAGAAAACCGGCACTAGTTAAACTATACAAAGACGGCTTAATGCCTCATCCACTGTACCCGCTTTTCAGTCTCTATACTGCAACATTCACCCTGGAATATGTAGAAGAAATAATGGTTATAGGTTGCAGGTCTAAGCTAGCCGCAGAGAAACTTAAGGTAATCCCTCTAAGCAAGTCAGACGAAGCTTTTAAAAGAATAGAAGATTATCTGGGGTCAGATCCTACAACCGTAATTCTACATGAATACTTTACAAAAGGTCCATTCATTCAATGCATTAAATAG
- a CDS encoding formylmethanofuran dehydrogenase subunit B produces MSREIVTDVVCPVCGSLCDDVKVILDSVGRIIEVENVCSVGASKFLNAQSEHRIRTPLIKKNGVFTETTLEKAVKETAKILVNAEHPLLYGWSNTDCDAQRVGLELAEEVGGVIDSTTTVCHGPSVLAVQEVGCPTCTLGEVKNRADVVVYWGSNPIHAHPRHMSRYTAFTRGFFREKGRKERTLIVVDVRKTDTAKLADYFIQVKPGYDYELVAAMRAILKGHSINASEVGGVPVSKIKEVVEIMKNAGFGALFFGMGLTMSRGKHRNIDNAISLIADLNLFAKWILMPMRGHYNVTGTGETFSWVTGYPFAIDFHRGFPYYNPGETTAIDLLMRGEVDAALVVASDPVSHFPAAAVRHLAKIPVAVIEPHPTPTVEISKIVIPPAIVGIEAEGTAYRMDRVPIRLRKVIDPPEGCLPDKEILEMILEEVRRLKK; encoded by the coding sequence ATGTCTCGAGAAATAGTCACAGACGTTGTTTGCCCTGTATGCGGCTCACTTTGCGATGACGTCAAGGTAATATTAGATTCTGTTGGAAGAATCATAGAAGTTGAAAATGTCTGCTCCGTTGGTGCTAGCAAGTTCCTCAATGCTCAGAGTGAACACCGTATAAGAACACCACTCATAAAGAAAAACGGAGTTTTCACGGAAACCACCTTAGAAAAGGCTGTTAAAGAAACCGCTAAAATTTTAGTTAACGCTGAGCACCCCCTCCTCTATGGCTGGAGCAACACTGATTGTGACGCTCAAAGGGTAGGCCTTGAATTGGCTGAAGAAGTAGGTGGAGTAATAGACAGTACCACGACTGTGTGCCATGGTCCCTCTGTTCTTGCAGTTCAAGAGGTCGGTTGCCCAACTTGCACTTTAGGGGAAGTCAAAAACAGAGCGGATGTCGTGGTCTACTGGGGGTCTAACCCTATTCACGCTCACCCACGTCACATGTCGCGCTATACCGCGTTCACTAGAGGGTTCTTCAGGGAGAAAGGAAGAAAAGAAAGAACTCTAATAGTTGTTGATGTACGAAAGACGGATACCGCTAAGCTAGCTGACTACTTCATCCAAGTCAAGCCGGGTTACGACTACGAGTTAGTAGCTGCTATGCGGGCAATACTCAAGGGTCACTCTATCAATGCAAGTGAGGTAGGCGGGGTCCCTGTCTCAAAGATTAAAGAAGTAGTTGAAATAATGAAGAACGCAGGCTTTGGCGCACTCTTCTTCGGAATGGGTCTTACGATGTCTAGAGGGAAACATAGAAACATTGACAACGCTATAAGTCTTATAGCAGACCTTAACTTGTTCGCGAAATGGATACTAATGCCCATGCGTGGACACTACAATGTGACAGGTACTGGTGAAACTTTCTCGTGGGTTACGGGGTACCCGTTCGCCATAGACTTCCATAGAGGGTTCCCCTACTATAACCCAGGTGAAACCACGGCTATAGACCTGTTGATGAGAGGCGAGGTCGATGCTGCACTAGTAGTGGCTAGTGACCCAGTATCTCACTTCCCCGCAGCAGCCGTAAGGCACCTTGCTAAGATCCCAGTAGCAGTCATTGAACCGCATCCAACACCAACTGTCGAAATCTCAAAAATAGTAATCCCACCGGCAATAGTGGGGATAGAAGCGGAAGGAACGGCCTACAGAATGGATCGTGTCCCAATAAGGTTGAGAAAGGTTATCGATCCACCAGAAGGATGTCTACCAGACAAAGAGATCCTCGAAATGATACTTGAAGAAGTTAGAAGACTCAAGAAGTGA